A single genomic interval of Candidatus Binataceae bacterium harbors:
- a CDS encoding efflux RND transporter periplasmic adaptor subunit, protein MRPRIAAKLLLGALALLATLSAAACRTSSTDQQAPGEAVPKVVLVVSAARAAVAPMREQIVLPGVTAALRTLTLRAPAAGRIVGLALTTGTSVRRGEVIAHVVNREEDAAASGVEAAQKIDPAEAASLARSVKRYSSGPGIAVRVPLDALVTLRVVSPGQVVNEFDPLVELVDPSSVYVDAHAPINQLGTLKVGMDAAVVSVLKPGVVYPGRVWTLSPTFSAGGTTAPVWVQFTGKDRISEIGASVEVRITTKFVPDAIVIPKAALFEDAERHNSYVFTVGGENHAHRTVVAVGIRGPAEVQVTEGLKPGDLVITSGGYALSDGLEVRASVAPAAAASPAAETAPQQP, encoded by the coding sequence ATGAGACCGCGTATCGCCGCGAAACTTCTCCTGGGCGCGCTAGCACTGCTCGCGACACTTAGTGCGGCAGCGTGCCGTACGAGTTCGACCGATCAACAGGCGCCGGGCGAAGCCGTGCCCAAGGTGGTGCTCGTGGTAAGCGCGGCTCGCGCCGCGGTCGCGCCGATGCGCGAGCAGATCGTTCTTCCGGGCGTCACCGCCGCGCTGCGCACGCTTACGCTGCGCGCACCGGCCGCGGGACGTATCGTGGGACTTGCGCTGACCACCGGCACTTCCGTCCGCCGCGGCGAAGTGATCGCTCATGTCGTCAATCGCGAAGAGGACGCGGCCGCCTCCGGCGTCGAGGCCGCGCAAAAGATCGACCCCGCCGAAGCCGCCTCGCTGGCGCGCTCGGTCAAGCGCTACTCGAGCGGTCCGGGAATCGCCGTGCGCGTGCCGCTGGACGCGCTCGTCACGCTGCGCGTCGTCAGTCCCGGACAGGTGGTCAACGAATTCGACCCGTTGGTTGAGCTGGTCGATCCTTCAAGCGTTTATGTCGACGCGCATGCTCCCATCAACCAGCTCGGCACGCTCAAGGTCGGGATGGACGCGGCGGTCGTCTCCGTGCTCAAACCCGGCGTCGTCTATCCTGGGCGCGTCTGGACGCTCTCGCCCACCTTTTCCGCAGGTGGAACCACTGCGCCCGTGTGGGTGCAGTTCACGGGCAAGGATCGCATCAGCGAAATCGGCGCCTCGGTCGAGGTTCGGATAACGACGAAGTTCGTTCCGGACGCAATCGTGATACCGAAGGCCGCGCTGTTCGAGGACGCCGAACGGCACAACTCCTACGTCTTCACTGTGGGCGGCGAGAATCATGCGCATCGCACCGTCGTCGCCGTCGGAATTCGCGGCCCAGCCGAAGTGCAGGTGACCGAGGGACTCAAGCCCGGCGATCTGGTCATCACCTCGGGCGGCTACGCCCTT